From the genome of Streptomyces sp. NBC_01260, one region includes:
- the cobM gene encoding precorrin-4 C(11)-methyltransferase, which yields MTVYFIGAGPGAADLITVRGARTLASCGVCLYAGSLVPAELLAECPPDARLVDTAQLDIDQITAELTGAHEAGHDVARLHSGDPSVFSAVNEQMRRLDEADVPYEVIPGVPAFAAAAAALKRELTVPTVGQTVILTRVANRATAMPEGEDLATLGRSGALIVLHLAAKYVDRVVEELLPHYGADCPAAVVALASRPDELILRGPLDGIAEQVKAAGVIRTAVIMVGRTLGADQFRDSHLYSPGRDRHAC from the coding sequence ATGACCGTGTACTTCATCGGCGCGGGGCCGGGTGCGGCCGACCTGATCACCGTGCGTGGCGCGCGCACGCTCGCCTCCTGTGGGGTGTGCCTGTACGCGGGCAGTCTGGTGCCCGCCGAACTCCTCGCCGAATGCCCCCCGGACGCCCGACTGGTCGATACCGCGCAGCTCGACATCGACCAGATCACGGCCGAGCTGACCGGCGCGCACGAGGCGGGGCACGACGTGGCGCGGCTGCACTCGGGCGACCCCTCGGTGTTCAGCGCGGTCAACGAGCAGATGCGGCGCCTCGACGAGGCGGACGTGCCCTATGAAGTGATTCCGGGCGTGCCCGCGTTCGCGGCCGCCGCGGCGGCACTCAAGCGGGAGCTGACCGTGCCCACGGTCGGCCAGACCGTCATCCTCACCCGGGTGGCCAACCGCGCCACGGCGATGCCCGAGGGCGAGGACCTGGCGACACTGGGCCGCAGCGGGGCCCTGATCGTCCTGCACCTCGCCGCCAAGTACGTGGACCGGGTCGTCGAGGAGCTGCTGCCGCACTACGGGGCCGACTGCCCGGCCGCGGTCGTCGCGCTGGCCTCCCGTCCCGACGAGCTCATCCTGCGCGGCCCCCTCGACGGCATCGCCGAGCAGGTGAAGGCGGCGGGCGTGATCCGTACCGCCGTCATCATGGTCGGCCGCACGCTCGGCGCCGATCAGTTCCGCGACAGCCACCTCTACTCGCCGGGTCGTGACCGGCACGCCTGCTGA
- the tsaD gene encoding tRNA (adenosine(37)-N6)-threonylcarbamoyltransferase complex transferase subunit TsaD: MKSPLVLGIESSCDETGAGLVRDGRLLGHAVASSMDEHARFGGVVPEIAARAHVHSFTPVVREALDRAGLRTADIGAVAVTTGPGLSGALQVGLAGAKTLAFSLGVPLYGVHHLAGHVAADTLEHGPLPDPCMVLIVSGGHTSLLLVRDLARDPIVHLGDTIDDAAGECFDKVARVFGLPYPGGPAIDRVAREGNPRAVAFPRPLTGPRDSRYDFSFSGLKTSAARWAEQHRLRGGEPPLEDGAASLQEAVADVLTRKAVAACREHGVGTLVVVGGVAANSRVRALAEERCRAAGVTLRVPPLKLCTDNGAMIAAVGDLLVRAGAEAAPLDMSIDPSAPLEYAALHPVTRAAGAA, from the coding sequence GTGAAATCTCCACTGGTGCTGGGCATCGAGTCCTCGTGCGACGAAACCGGCGCGGGTCTCGTACGCGACGGGCGGCTGCTCGGGCACGCGGTCGCGTCGAGCATGGACGAGCACGCGCGATTCGGCGGAGTGGTCCCGGAGATCGCCGCGCGGGCGCACGTGCACTCCTTCACGCCCGTCGTGCGGGAGGCGCTGGACCGGGCCGGGCTGCGGACGGCGGACATCGGGGCAGTGGCCGTGACCACCGGACCCGGCCTTTCCGGCGCGCTCCAGGTGGGCCTGGCCGGTGCGAAGACCCTGGCGTTCTCGCTGGGGGTGCCGCTGTACGGGGTGCATCACCTGGCCGGTCACGTCGCTGCCGACACCCTGGAGCACGGGCCCCTGCCCGATCCCTGCATGGTGCTGATCGTCTCGGGCGGCCACACCTCGCTGCTGCTCGTACGCGATCTGGCGCGGGACCCGATCGTGCACCTGGGCGACACCATCGACGACGCGGCGGGCGAGTGCTTCGACAAGGTGGCCCGGGTGTTCGGGCTGCCGTATCCGGGCGGTCCGGCCATCGACCGCGTCGCGAGGGAGGGCAATCCGCGCGCCGTGGCGTTCCCGCGGCCGCTGACCGGGCCGCGGGACTCGCGCTACGACTTCTCCTTCTCCGGACTGAAGACCTCTGCCGCACGCTGGGCCGAGCAGCACCGGCTGCGCGGCGGGGAACCGCCGCTGGAGGACGGGGCGGCCTCGCTGCAGGAGGCCGTGGCCGACGTACTGACGCGCAAGGCGGTCGCCGCCTGCCGCGAGCACGGGGTGGGAACGCTGGTCGTGGTCGGTGGGGTGGCTGCCAACTCCCGGGTACGGGCGCTCGCCGAGGAACGCTGCCGGGCCGCCGGAGTCACGCTGCGGGTGCCGCCGCTGAAGCTGTGCACCGACAACGGCGCGATGATCGCGGCGGTCGGTGACCTCCTGGTCCGCGCGGGAGCCGAAGCCGCCCCGCTGGACATGTCCATCGACCCGTCCGCGCCCCTGGAGTACGCCGCCCTGCATCCCGTCACCCGTGCCGCCGGGGCCGCGTGA
- a CDS encoding phytanoyl-CoA dioxygenase family protein, whose amino-acid sequence MDDTTLVSRFLRDGFVKLEGAVAPRVAADCARLLWRETGCDPDDPATWTQPVHWVAGMAQGPFAAAPNSPSLQHAYDLLVGAGCWEPRYSLGTFPLRFPHEEEPDDAGWHIEGSYLPEGESWYFTNLRSRGRALLMLFLFSEVGEEDAPTRIRVGSHLDVPKVLEKHGEDGASGLALAPDLVAASGHRPVVLATGSPGDVFLCHPFLVHAAQPHHGVRPRFMAQPPLMPAAPYELERADGAYSPVEIAIRRGLGQDTPGPDGDGTDCGAG is encoded by the coding sequence ATGGATGACACGACCTTGGTATCCCGTTTCCTGCGCGACGGCTTCGTGAAGTTGGAGGGCGCGGTAGCGCCGCGTGTGGCCGCGGACTGTGCGCGGCTGCTGTGGCGGGAGACGGGCTGCGACCCGGACGATCCGGCGACGTGGACGCAGCCCGTGCACTGGGTGGCCGGCATGGCGCAGGGGCCGTTCGCCGCCGCGCCCAACTCTCCGTCCCTGCAGCACGCGTACGACCTGCTCGTCGGCGCGGGATGCTGGGAGCCGCGTTACTCGCTGGGCACGTTCCCGCTGCGCTTCCCGCACGAGGAGGAGCCGGACGACGCGGGCTGGCACATCGAGGGGAGCTATCTGCCGGAGGGCGAGAGCTGGTACTTCACCAATCTGCGCTCCCGGGGCCGGGCGCTGCTGATGCTGTTCCTGTTCAGCGAGGTCGGTGAGGAGGACGCCCCGACCCGGATCCGGGTCGGCTCGCACCTCGATGTGCCGAAGGTGCTGGAGAAGCACGGGGAGGACGGGGCGAGCGGGCTGGCCCTCGCGCCCGACCTGGTGGCGGCGTCCGGCCACCGGCCCGTCGTCCTCGCCACCGGGTCCCCGGGCGACGTCTTCCTGTGCCATCCGTTCCTGGTCCACGCGGCGCAACCGCACCATGGGGTGCGGCCGCGCTTCATGGCCCAGCCGCCGCTGATGCCGGCCGCGCCGTACGAACTGGAGCGGGCCGACGGCGCGTACTCACCCGTGGAGATCGCGATCCGCCGGGGCCTGGGCCAGGACACCCCCGGCCCGGACGGGGACGGCACCGATTGCGGCGCCGGGTAG
- the cbiE gene encoding precorrin-6y C5,15-methyltransferase (decarboxylating) subunit CbiE, producing MSVVGIGADGWSGLPDAARSELMDAQVLIGGERQLGLLPPECAGRRVAWPSPLRPAVPGLLAAHAGNRIAVLASGDPMFYGIGRALTEVLGADGLRVLPHPSSVSYACARVGWPLEDTEVITLVGRPAARLAAALHNGRRLLILSADATTPAVVAALLRDHGFGPSPLRVLEQLGGANEAWTDGTADTWAHPPGDPLNVIAVECRRAPGAGHLGAVPGLPDEAYEHDGQLTKRHIRAATLGVLAPAPGELLWDVGGGSGSVAIEWMRAHPSCRAITVERDPVRAERITRNAEHLGVPGLRVITGRAPDSLAELPTPDAVFIGGGLTVPGLLDACWEAMPAGGRLVANTVTLESEALLTEQYRRRGGDLVRLAVAHAVPVGGFTGWRQAMPVTQWSVRKPSVGPTAGFSAQARAEHSGDNR from the coding sequence GTGAGCGTGGTGGGAATCGGAGCCGACGGGTGGTCCGGACTGCCTGACGCGGCCCGCTCGGAACTCATGGACGCGCAGGTCCTGATCGGTGGTGAGCGCCAACTGGGCCTGCTCCCGCCGGAGTGCGCGGGACGGCGCGTGGCATGGCCCTCGCCGCTGCGACCCGCGGTTCCCGGCCTGCTCGCCGCACACGCGGGGAACAGGATCGCCGTACTGGCCAGCGGCGACCCGATGTTCTACGGCATCGGCCGGGCCCTCACCGAAGTGCTCGGCGCCGATGGGCTGCGCGTCCTGCCGCACCCGTCGTCCGTGTCCTACGCCTGCGCCCGCGTCGGCTGGCCCCTTGAGGACACCGAGGTCATCACCCTGGTCGGCCGGCCCGCGGCCCGGCTCGCGGCCGCCCTGCACAACGGCCGCCGGCTGCTGATCCTCAGCGCGGACGCCACCACTCCCGCCGTGGTCGCCGCGCTGCTGCGTGACCACGGCTTCGGGCCGAGCCCGCTCCGTGTCCTGGAGCAGCTCGGCGGTGCGAACGAGGCGTGGACCGACGGCACCGCCGACACCTGGGCGCACCCGCCCGGCGACCCGCTGAACGTCATCGCGGTCGAATGCCGCCGTGCCCCCGGCGCCGGGCACCTCGGCGCCGTCCCCGGTCTGCCCGACGAGGCGTACGAACACGACGGCCAGCTCACCAAGCGCCACATCCGGGCCGCGACCCTCGGCGTGCTCGCACCGGCTCCGGGCGAGCTGCTGTGGGACGTCGGCGGTGGCTCGGGGTCCGTGGCGATCGAGTGGATGCGTGCCCACCCCTCGTGCCGGGCGATCACCGTGGAGCGCGACCCCGTGCGGGCGGAGCGCATCACGCGCAACGCCGAACACCTCGGTGTCCCCGGACTGCGTGTGATCACCGGCAGAGCCCCCGACAGCCTGGCCGAACTGCCCACGCCCGACGCCGTGTTCATCGGTGGCGGGCTGACCGTGCCCGGCCTTCTCGACGCCTGCTGGGAAGCGATGCCGGCCGGCGGCCGCCTGGTCGCCAACACCGTCACGCTGGAGTCCGAGGCGCTGCTCACCGAGCAGTACCGCCGCCGTGGCGGTGACCTGGTCCGTCTCGCCGTCGCGCACGCCGTGCCCGTCGGCGGCTTCACCGGCTGGCGGCAGGCGATGCCGGTCACCCAGTGGTCGGTACGCAAGCCCTCGGTCGGCCCGACCGCGGGATTCTCAGCGCAAGCCCGCGCAGAACACTCAGGAGACAACAGATGA